The Malus domestica chromosome 10, GDT2T_hap1 genome contains a region encoding:
- the LOC114827578 gene encoding uncharacterized protein codes for MDPRISFSNDFADTQQAIKHESSYREAPVSSDFEFSVDNFGMISADEIIFKGTLLPLKDNGANNQLGNKTTTLRDELLADDEDYGDVLPRATNSLNRWKERLGLKRAQIVQKNGDRGHSVLERIAEERRPVFVHEAVLISKESQEFLFGGFNCRDDGI; via the exons ATGGATCCTAGAATCTCCTTCTCCAATGACTTTGCAGACACTCAACAGGCCATCAAGCACGAATCAAGCTACCGGGAAGCGCCCGTCTCATCGGATTTCGAATTCTCCGTGGACAACTTTGGTATGATCTCGGCGGACGAGATCATATTCAAGGGCACATTGTTGCCCTTAAAGGATAATGGTGCCAACAACCAGCTAGGGAATAAGACTACTACTTTGAGAGATGAGCTACTTGCTGATGATGAGGATTATGGGGATGTGTTGCCAAGAGCAACAAATAGTTTGAACAGATGGAAGGAGCGTTTGGGGCTCAAGAGGGCTcaaattgttcaaaaaaatgGCGATAGAGGTCATTCGGTTTTGGAGAGGATTGCTGAAGAGAGGAGGCCTGTGTTTGTTCATGAGGCTGTGCTTATTAGCAAGGAAAGCCAG GAATTTCTATTTGGAGGGTTCAATTGCAGAGATGATGGAATCTGA